A genomic stretch from Falco cherrug isolate bFalChe1 chromosome 3, bFalChe1.pri, whole genome shotgun sequence includes:
- the SNRNP48 gene encoding U11/U12 small nuclear ribonucleoprotein 48 kDa protein yields MAAPCAVWLGDAVERVLCPYDSHHRVPRASLERHAASCRLRKMGYSAEEEAEMYDSSFFYENLKVPTVAMDKDLQFHIVKQARAQSAKDGTGYSEGSYSSLPVEVPQNHKRFTCDLTQADRLALYDYVVEETKKQRSRSQIMENDSDLFVDLAAKITQDDSQKGPKSHLEILAEMRDYKRRRQSYRAKNVHITKKSYTEVIRDVIGVHMEELSNHWQEENRLDNAEICEGGKSKSSGRKEDRRSASVDSRQSGGSSKDMECTRHRRESSRSPNKRKRSRERGKDRDTRRKRERDEDKYHNYKRRK; encoded by the exons ATGGCGGCTCCCTGCGCGGTGTGGCTCGGGGACGCG GTGGAGCGGGTGCTGTGCCCCTACGACAGCCATCACCGCGTCCCCCGGGCGTCGCTGGAGAGGCACGCCGCGTCCTGCCGGCTGCGCAAGATGGGCTACTCCGCCGAGGAGGAG GCGGAGATGTACGACTCCAGCTTCTTCTACGAAAACCTGAAGGTTCCCACCGTCGCCATGG ATAAAGATTTACAGTTTCACATTGTTAAGCAGGCTAGAGCTCAAAGTGCAAAAGACGGTACAGGCTACAGTGAAG GATCTTACTCATCACTGCCTGTAGAAGTTCCTCAAAATCACAAACGTTTCACCTGTGACCTGACCCAAGCTGATCGCCTTGCTCTTTATGATTATGTTGTtgaggaaacaaagaaacagagatCTAGATCCCAAATAATGGAAAATGACAGTGATCTCTTTGTGGATTTAGCAGCAAAAATCACCCAAG ACGATAGTCAGAAAGGTCCAAAGTCCCATCTTGAAATTCTGGCTGAAATGCGAGACTACAAGAGGCGGCGTCAGTCATACAGAGCCAAGAATGTTCACATAACAAAGAAGTCTTACACTGAG GTGATTCGGGATGTGATTGGTGTGCATATGGAAGAACTCAGCAATCACTGGCAGGAGGAGAACAGGTTGGATAACGCAGAGATATGTGAAGGAGGGAAGTCAAAATCTTCAGGAAG aaaggaagacaggCGATCAGCCTCAGTGGACTCACGGCAGTCTGGAGGAAGCTCTAAGGATATGGAATGCACCAGGCATAGgagagagagcagcaggagtCCGAATAAACGGAAAAGGAGTCGTGAAAGAGGCAAAGACAGAGATACTcggagaaaaagagagag